The proteins below are encoded in one region of Williamsoniiplasma luminosum:
- a CDS encoding ABC transporter permease — protein sequence MKLKLFFKQSLKDFITRWPLYLVFNLFFIVATSLALGLLVFSATFTKDISQTMGLDRYPNARFITQKYLVQYEGEKPLEDRYKNLFIQQEQAGLPVYNFYWDTIKEVENPGIDEKIFTGVINDLYKYFAYFEGDIYRWDPSRMITNSYLQTLPTLRHIISKGELKMINLYVSKIQSVFRSQFRVNNIQTAFILDKYVKQNPEQQDFAFQFERTWKSKVAIANVDQNFSAEILTTTPWMGDLYKGYYGDETSELLDVDKTATIPNYKLFHENYLNYTNYIQWVNLNAEQNKDYLNKASPKFGHFFYTQPKTKEDLNLKIGNIYNVTVNNKTETKSYPLLFAGTNMDASNVWHRTGSSQLYMPVQMIDKMFYETFHNEESPLTNLEQYNFYSKNFNPDQFPLKFWKENSIETGQKYFSQWFQNNMMKKVDWRPEPNLQISTYWEKHETFTNVTLTLKIFLSLAIIIVIFVLALLFLIFFFISQQIILLQQRHLFFLKSLGINNWELSLLTTLSFLVPIIIGFVLSILGSFWIKNIFMNITYENLNFYHDFFATDLVSILVSMGLILINVVAFFVINIFIINSKVLKISGMGVAKTLPKFQVHLKYTVRKLNSKTRIGLAFAFKNIYKNIVSYVILTLAFTVILFSFQFQRSMGMSIKTYENWNSPYQSIKFNRSMPVYAYALDRARTNDAFVKAYDVIDVNELKQEDALDDKFWAQDLPQKAQTLNSEMNGKYIPKKTIINIVDKIIKNPSYENDITKKMKELEDLTKTPGLSISVNMMLNKLVDIKQRIPTFDGINIVFGKIVGQKRAPTISEGKQIGIFTTNATDPKIGIGLNIVAFENDNDSKERFYYDSNFAKNTRELIGYRSNVLNRAPRPSLLVNISKHYADFAHLKPGDQFNINLEGLPAIIKRSISTRTNYDNLNSLSLKVNKIITQDTYMLSVYLPQSNLFKYLSIINSKDPTLGLLYDHTFRKMIDNNNPIYVTNSFFSQNKTPMQLEYLTFPIANYDSGTPGSSISDYFKNSHSKIIQYLNNMESDVLLFNIVTKRLETLTQPFAGIMRNTILLTTAIAVTISMIITILALLENRETILLLKTMGYKRKEVLKYLVSGYLISAFLALATSILLSWILINIASTLMIQNLDLAIPFVWNLPFILIWAGLIIGFSSLVIISIIIYTKKQLPRNALAVL from the coding sequence ATGAAATTAAAACTATTTTTTAAACAATCTTTAAAAGACTTCATAACGCGTTGACCGCTTTATTTAGTTTTTAACTTATTTTTCATAGTAGCAACTTCACTTGCTTTAGGTTTACTTGTGTTTAGTGCAACTTTTACCAAAGATATTAGTCAAACTATGGGCTTGGACAGATACCCCAATGCAAGATTTATTACTCAAAAATATTTAGTTCAATATGAAGGTGAAAAACCACTAGAAGATAGATATAAAAACTTATTTATTCAACAAGAACAAGCAGGATTACCCGTCTATAATTTTTATTGAGACACAATTAAAGAGGTTGAAAATCCAGGAATTGATGAAAAAATATTTACTGGAGTCATCAATGATCTTTATAAATATTTTGCTTATTTTGAAGGTGATATTTATCGCTGAGATCCGAGTAGAATGATCACAAATTCTTATTTGCAAACACTTCCGACATTGCGACACATTATAAGCAAAGGAGAGTTAAAAATGATTAATCTCTATGTTTCTAAAATTCAAAGTGTTTTTAGATCACAATTTCGAGTTAATAATATTCAAACCGCTTTTATTCTTGATAAATACGTCAAACAAAATCCTGAACAACAAGATTTTGCTTTTCAGTTTGAAAGAACATGAAAAAGTAAAGTTGCAATTGCTAATGTGGATCAAAATTTCAGTGCTGAAATTTTGACAACAACACCTTGAATGGGCGATCTTTATAAAGGTTATTATGGTGACGAAACTAGTGAATTATTGGATGTAGATAAAACCGCCACAATACCTAACTATAAGTTATTTCATGAAAATTATTTAAACTATACCAATTACATTCAATGGGTTAATTTAAATGCTGAACAAAATAAAGACTATCTAAATAAAGCTAGTCCAAAGTTTGGTCATTTCTTCTATACTCAACCAAAAACTAAGGAAGATTTAAATTTAAAAATTGGGAACATTTATAATGTTACGGTAAATAATAAAACAGAAACTAAATCTTATCCTTTACTTTTTGCTGGGACTAATATGGATGCAAGCAATGTGTGACATAGAACAGGTTCTTCTCAATTGTATATGCCAGTGCAAATGATTGATAAAATGTTTTATGAAACTTTTCACAATGAAGAGAGTCCGCTTACAAATTTAGAACAATATAATTTTTATTCAAAAAATTTTAACCCTGATCAATTTCCATTAAAATTTTGAAAGGAAAATAGCATCGAAACTGGGCAAAAATATTTTTCACAATGATTCCAAAATAACATGATGAAAAAGGTAGATTGACGTCCTGAACCCAATTTACAAATTTCTACTTATTGAGAAAAACATGAAACTTTTACAAATGTGACACTAACATTAAAAATATTTCTTTCACTTGCAATCATCATTGTTATCTTTGTTTTGGCTTTATTATTTTTAATTTTCTTCTTCATCAGTCAACAAATCATTTTACTTCAACAAAGACATTTGTTCTTTTTAAAATCTTTAGGAATCAACAATTGGGAATTATCGCTTCTGACAACACTCTCATTTTTAGTTCCGATTATAATTGGTTTTGTCTTAAGTATTCTTGGTTCATTTTGAATTAAAAATATTTTCATGAATATAACATATGAAAACTTGAACTTCTATCACGATTTTTTTGCAACCGATCTTGTCTCAATCTTGGTTTCAATGGGTTTAATTTTAATTAATGTTGTTGCTTTCTTTGTGATCAATATTTTCATTATCAATTCTAAAGTTTTGAAAATATCTGGAATGGGTGTGGCCAAAACCTTACCTAAATTTCAAGTTCATTTGAAATATACAGTGCGAAAATTGAATAGTAAAACCAGAATTGGTTTGGCATTTGCGTTTAAAAATATTTATAAGAATATAGTTTCTTATGTGATTTTAACCTTGGCTTTTACTGTTATTCTCTTTTCATTTCAATTTCAAAGATCGATGGGGATGTCAATTAAAACTTATGAAAATTGAAACAGTCCTTATCAATCAATAAAATTTAATCGTTCAATGCCTGTTTATGCCTATGCTCTCGATCGAGCAAGAACAAACGATGCTTTTGTCAAAGCATATGATGTGATTGATGTTAATGAATTAAAACAGGAAGATGCCTTGGATGATAAATTTTGAGCACAAGATTTGCCACAAAAAGCACAAACATTAAACTCAGAAATGAATGGTAAGTACATTCCTAAAAAAACCATTATTAACATTGTTGACAAAATAATCAAAAACCCTAGTTATGAAAATGACATCACTAAAAAGATGAAGGAATTAGAAGATTTGACCAAAACACCAGGTTTAAGTATTTCAGTCAATATGATGTTAAATAAATTGGTTGACATTAAACAAAGAATTCCGACATTTGATGGAATTAATATTGTCTTTGGAAAGATTGTTGGTCAAAAGCGTGCCCCCACAATTAGTGAGGGCAAACAAATTGGTATTTTTACCACAAATGCAACTGATCCAAAAATTGGAATTGGTTTAAATATTGTTGCATTTGAAAATGATAATGATTCAAAAGAACGCTTTTATTATGATTCTAATTTTGCAAAAAATACCAGAGAATTAATAGGTTATAGAAGTAATGTTCTAAACAGAGCTCCTCGACCAAGTCTTTTGGTAAATATTTCTAAGCATTATGCTGATTTTGCACATTTAAAACCAGGTGATCAATTTAATATCAACTTAGAAGGCCTACCAGCAATTATCAAACGCTCAATCTCAACAAGAACAAATTATGATAATCTCAATTCATTAAGTTTGAAAGTTAATAAAATTATCACCCAAGACACATATATGTTATCGGTTTACTTGCCGCAATCTAATCTGTTTAAATACCTTTCAATAATCAATTCCAAAGATCCGACTTTGGGATTATTGTATGATCACACATTCAGAAAAATGATTGATAACAACAATCCAATATATGTAACAAATTCCTTTTTCTCACAAAATAAAACCCCAATGCAACTTGAATATTTAACATTCCCGATTGCCAATTATGATAGTGGGACACCTGGCTCATCAATTAGTGATTATTTCAAAAATTCACATAGCAAAATAATCCAATATTTGAATAATATGGAATCAGATGTTTTATTATTTAATATAGTCACAAAAAGACTCGAAACCCTAACCCAACCTTTTGCTGGAATTATGAGAAATACGATTTTACTGACAACGGCAATTGCGGTCACAATTTCGATGATTATTACAATTCTGGCCTTATTGGAAAATAGAGAAACCATTTTACTTCTTAAAACCATGGGGTATAAAAGAAAAGAGGTTCTGAAATATTTAGTAAGTGGATATTTAATATCGGCCTTTTTAGCTTTGGCCACAAGTATTCTACTTTCATGAATTCTAATTAATATTGCTTCCACACTGATGATTCAAAATCTCGATTTGGCAATTCCATTTGTTTGAAATCTCCCATTCATTTTGATTTGAGCAGGACTAATTATTGGGTTCTCATCTTTGGTGATTATTTCAATTATTATCTATACTAAAAAACAATTACCGCGAAATGCGTTAGCTGTTTTATAA